A window of Infirmifilum lucidum contains these coding sequences:
- a CDS encoding aminotransferase class I/II-fold pyridoxal phosphate-dependent enzyme, whose protein sequence is MSKGLRLSERIGRLDYPIRKYNALARSLEEKGERVIYLNIGDPLKYDFQTPRELVEEAYKAMLENHNYYASSEGVKELQEAIAYKEKTWNRVEIEGRNVLVTSGVSEGINALFAALVDEGDRVLIPDPSYPLYINFADFYNADKVFYPMLEDEGWIPDVDGLRKLVDDRVKFIVINNPHNPTGAVYPRKVLKEILDIAAEWDIPVVSDEIYDALVFEGEFVSAASIASKDNVIIGLNGFSKTFLVTGWRLGYIYLKGPEEKVSQIRSAILGFLMTRLSAVTPLQVAVARFARRRPTFLEEVKRKMDERRRFTYKRLNEIPGFRMPVAPLGAFYAFPRVDVKMGDEEFARRLLVEEKVFVVYGSGFGPSGTNHVRLVYLPPIEVLEEAFNRIERFVRRSVGL, encoded by the coding sequence GTGAGTAAAGGTCTAAGACTATCCGAGAGGATAGGGAGACTGGACTATCCCATTAGAAAGTACAATGCTCTCGCAAGGAGCCTCGAGGAGAAAGGGGAGAGAGTAATATACCTCAATATTGGCGACCCTTTAAAGTACGATTTCCAGACGCCCCGAGAACTCGTCGAAGAAGCCTATAAGGCGATGCTCGAAAACCACAATTACTACGCCTCTTCGGAGGGTGTCAAGGAGCTACAGGAAGCAATAGCATACAAGGAGAAGACTTGGAACCGCGTCGAAATAGAGGGCAGGAATGTCCTCGTCACGAGCGGGGTTTCAGAGGGCATAAATGCTCTGTTCGCGGCGCTAGTAGACGAGGGGGACAGAGTTCTTATCCCAGACCCCAGCTACCCCCTCTATATAAACTTCGCGGACTTTTATAACGCGGATAAAGTGTTCTATCCCATGTTGGAGGATGAAGGGTGGATCCCCGACGTAGACGGTCTTAGGAAACTCGTCGATGACAGGGTAAAGTTCATTGTCATAAACAACCCTCACAACCCTACGGGTGCAGTATACCCTAGAAAGGTTCTCAAAGAGATACTCGACATCGCTGCTGAGTGGGATATCCCAGTAGTCAGCGACGAAATATACGACGCACTAGTATTCGAGGGAGAGTTTGTCAGCGCTGCAAGTATAGCGAGTAAGGATAACGTCATCATCGGGCTAAACGGTTTCTCAAAGACGTTCCTAGTCACGGGGTGGCGCCTCGGGTACATTTACCTGAAGGGGCCCGAAGAGAAGGTTTCCCAAATACGCTCCGCAATTCTCGGCTTCCTCATGACGAGGCTCTCTGCTGTCACACCACTGCAGGTAGCTGTTGCAAGATTTGCACGGAGAAGGCCGACTTTCCTGGAGGAGGTCAAGAGGAAAATGGACGAGAGGAGGAGGTTTACCTATAAGCGTTTAAACGAAATACCCGGCTTCCGCATGCCTGTGGCACCTCTAGGCGCGTTCTACGCCTTCCCGCGCGTCGACGTCAAGATGGGCGACGAAGAGTTTGCAAGGCGTTTACTCGTAGAGGAGAAGGTTTTCGTCGTGTATGGTTCAGGGTTTGGTCCAAGCGGGACTAACCACGTCAGGCTTGTATACCTGCCTCCAATCGAAGTTCTAGAGGAGGCGTTCAACAGGATTGAGCGGTTCGTGAGGAGGAGCGTAGGACTCTAA
- a CDS encoding nucleoside 2-deoxyribosyltransferase codes for MAKIYFAAPMRGVREALKEVRELIRLVESRGHVVLTKHVAEETLDTDRGLSHREVFERDVRLLEEADMLIAEVSYPSLGVGFEIAYALLRGKKTVALVKHERMDSLSSLIRGITWENFYLVDYGEPSEAVEKLAAKGLI; via the coding sequence GTGGCAAAAATCTACTTCGCAGCCCCCATGAGAGGCGTGCGAGAAGCGCTAAAAGAAGTACGGGAACTTATAAGGCTCGTAGAGAGCAGAGGTCACGTAGTCCTAACAAAACATGTTGCTGAAGAAACCCTCGACACCGATAGAGGTCTTTCCCACAGGGAAGTATTCGAGAGGGACGTCAGGCTTCTGGAAGAAGCGGACATGTTGATAGCGGAAGTATCCTATCCCAGCCTGGGTGTAGGGTTCGAAATAGCCTACGCACTACTAAGGGGGAAGAAGACCGTAGCCCTAGTAAAGCACGAGAGGATGGACAGTTTGTCGTCGCTCATACGGGGCATTACGTGGGAGAATTTCTACCTAGTAGACTACGGAGAACCTAGCGAGGCTGTTGAAAAACTCGCCGCTAAGGGTCTAATCTAG
- a CDS encoding ECF transporter S component — MKSREIATVAVFTSLAVVFRVLKNIATPIQLVNIPLALALTSAILYGARVGFLVGLLSYIFSDVLIFPGVWSIVNGILAGLIATLYRWVYTPEAGRAFNFVATFLLVFAFDILTSGLLYVLFGVSVLEAFIVGLVGLFFPVMGGYLVGIGPLTETSTSLLTIMLIEELKRRNI, encoded by the coding sequence ATGAAGTCTAGGGAAATAGCCACAGTCGCAGTTTTCACATCGCTGGCTGTTGTGTTCCGCGTCTTGAAAAACATAGCCACGCCCATACAGCTCGTTAACATCCCACTCGCTCTAGCTCTGACATCTGCTATTCTCTACGGCGCTCGGGTAGGGTTTCTAGTAGGCTTACTCTCGTACATTTTCTCGGACGTGCTTATCTTTCCAGGAGTTTGGTCAATAGTGAATGGTATTCTCGCAGGCCTTATAGCAACCCTGTACAGGTGGGTGTACACCCCTGAGGCTGGAAGAGCATTCAACTTTGTAGCAACATTCCTCCTCGTATTCGCGTTCGACATACTAACATCGGGCTTACTGTATGTTTTGTTCGGGGTAAGTGTTCTCGAGGCCTTTATAGTGGGCCTCGTCGGCCTCTTTTTCCCGGTAATGGGTGGCTACCTTGTAGGCATAGGCCCCCTTACCGAGACCTCCACATCTCTCCTAACAATTATGCTGATAGAGGAGTTGAAACGGAGAAATATTTAA
- a CDS encoding DUF4430 domain-containing protein, with amino-acid sequence MPQKQNYLLVAVLAWAIIATTLASYLYLENNRLSREISYLGGRVVIVNVGIDYGNGTIAWFNSTALPRGSTALTALVSVAQVEYKLGSWGAYVTSVNSVQEKIISKNEGYSWMWYRYDQAKKALVLGEVAADKYKLASGETIVWRYEHWKF; translated from the coding sequence ATGCCGCAGAAGCAAAATTACTTGCTCGTAGCAGTACTTGCTTGGGCTATAATCGCGACAACCCTAGCTAGCTACCTCTACCTCGAAAACAACCGTCTTTCGCGGGAGATTAGCTATCTGGGCGGTAGAGTTGTAATAGTCAATGTTGGGATAGACTACGGCAACGGGACTATCGCATGGTTTAATAGCACAGCTCTACCTAGGGGATCTACAGCACTAACTGCACTTGTGAGTGTGGCTCAAGTCGAGTACAAGCTGGGTTCGTGGGGAGCCTACGTAACCTCCGTTAACTCGGTGCAAGAGAAGATAATCTCTAAGAATGAAGGGTACTCGTGGATGTGGTATAGGTACGATCAGGCCAAGAAGGCCCTCGTCCTCGGCGAAGTAGCCGCTGATAAGTATAAATTGGCAAGTGGGGAGACGATAGTCTGGAGGTATGAGCACTGGAAATTCTAG
- a CDS encoding DsbA family protein → MDRKNLLVVAVAILATVGAVAILALKGFIPLVPTQGSAQSCPAPSLVYVYANDQQRNAMDSITSTFKSILERHYGINIINVPVCSLPAQSLSQKLRVYPALLYKGDIPALTQFTVGRVGEYKLISPSISALLAYYQGANVVFGVAAEAIVLEGSAPFAKLNVSEQALKDLLTQVALANITKVSKLKPEDLGLTVQTLPTVVFRSDYNLSEGVPYLVKLRDNIYGLTNKTLSSLAQYLNIAAYETRNPPDPLLESGVSYGADAPTTLYVLEDYHCPFCANLMNNLGNYLQKLVSQNRLRLVFVDLIVHPEVAGMHAFTRCIYNLTRNPEVYFNITRELYASGTATTLNDAKRIAAKYLPASVIEEAQACANSSVAHAQQVSERLANLGYTGTPTLVFWNKLNRKGLVIEGCLQLQPCITQEQLSSILSWLESRG, encoded by the coding sequence ATGGATAGGAAGAACCTGCTAGTAGTCGCAGTAGCCATACTGGCTACTGTAGGAGCTGTCGCGATTCTAGCCCTTAAAGGCTTCATACCTCTAGTTCCAACCCAGGGTTCCGCGCAAAGTTGTCCGGCGCCCTCGCTAGTCTACGTCTATGCGAATGACCAGCAGAGGAATGCTATGGATTCTATCACCTCAACGTTCAAGTCTATCCTAGAGAGGCACTACGGCATAAACATAATTAACGTGCCCGTGTGCTCTCTACCAGCCCAGTCACTATCCCAGAAGCTCAGGGTATACCCTGCGTTACTCTACAAGGGCGACATCCCAGCTTTAACGCAGTTTACTGTAGGTAGAGTCGGCGAGTACAAGCTGATATCACCCTCCATATCAGCTCTCCTAGCCTACTACCAGGGGGCCAACGTAGTCTTCGGGGTTGCGGCTGAGGCCATAGTCTTGGAAGGCTCTGCTCCCTTCGCAAAGCTCAACGTAAGCGAGCAGGCTCTTAAAGACCTCCTTACCCAGGTGGCGCTGGCTAACATTACGAAGGTCTCTAAGCTAAAGCCAGAGGATCTAGGGCTAACAGTTCAAACCCTGCCGACAGTAGTGTTCAGATCCGACTACAACCTTTCAGAGGGAGTACCATACCTAGTAAAGCTTCGCGACAACATTTACGGGCTTACTAACAAGACGCTGAGTTCATTGGCTCAATACCTGAATATCGCCGCATACGAGACCCGGAACCCGCCAGACCCCCTATTGGAAAGTGGCGTCTCCTACGGTGCGGATGCCCCCACGACCCTCTACGTATTAGAGGACTACCACTGCCCGTTCTGTGCTAACCTGATGAACAACCTAGGTAACTACCTTCAGAAACTAGTAAGCCAGAACAGGCTTCGGCTCGTCTTTGTCGACCTCATAGTACACCCGGAGGTAGCAGGCATGCATGCATTCACGAGGTGCATATACAACCTTACGCGAAACCCTGAGGTATACTTCAACATTACTCGAGAACTCTACGCAAGCGGCACGGCAACTACCCTCAATGACGCGAAAAGAATAGCTGCGAAGTATCTTCCAGCGAGCGTGATAGAGGAGGCCCAGGCGTGCGCCAACAGCAGTGTTGCCCACGCTCAGCAGGTGTCGGAACGTCTCGCAAACCTCGGGTATACTGGAACGCCGACGCTGGTTTTCTGGAACAAGCTGAACAGGAAGGGGCTGGTGATAGAGGGTTGCCTCCAGTTGCAACCGTGCATTACCCAGGAGCAGCTTTCATCCATACTGTCGTGGCTAGAGTCACGGGGATAG
- a CDS encoding ABC transporter ATP-binding protein yields MEVPKNSRNIILELRNIEKTFVEDSRRLKVLDGISLDIGEEFVAILGPSGCGKTTLLRIIAGLEKPDSGEVIVRQENARIGFIFQSPTLLPWMTVLENVALPLRVNGLSWEEAKDRARKYLTLVGLQSFEDFYPRELSGGMKQRVNVARALAVEPAILLMDEPFSALDPLTAETLRSEVLDLWMWGVTTVKTIMMVTHSVDEAIFMADRIVVFTPRPARIAGIVEVNLPRPRDRRSPDFQKLEDRVYELISA; encoded by the coding sequence ATGGAAGTTCCCAAAAACTCCAGAAATATTATCCTTGAGTTGAGGAACATCGAGAAGACATTTGTTGAGGATTCGAGGAGGCTCAAGGTGCTCGATGGGATCTCGCTTGATATTGGCGAGGAGTTTGTCGCTATTCTCGGGCCGTCTGGCTGCGGGAAGACCACTCTTCTGAGGATCATTGCCGGCCTAGAGAAGCCCGACTCAGGCGAAGTAATAGTACGGCAGGAGAACGCCAGGATAGGCTTCATCTTCCAGAGCCCTACACTTTTGCCGTGGATGACTGTTCTCGAGAACGTAGCACTGCCACTGCGCGTTAATGGCCTCTCGTGGGAAGAGGCTAAGGACAGGGCCCGAAAGTACCTGACGCTTGTGGGTTTACAGTCTTTCGAGGACTTCTACCCGCGTGAGCTCAGCGGCGGGATGAAGCAGAGGGTGAACGTTGCGAGGGCACTTGCAGTGGAGCCTGCTATCCTCCTCATGGACGAGCCTTTCTCAGCCCTCGACCCGCTCACTGCCGAGACCCTCCGTTCAGAGGTTCTCGACCTCTGGATGTGGGGCGTGACGACAGTGAAGACCATAATGATGGTTACTCACAGCGTAGACGAGGCGATTTTTATGGCCGACAGGATCGTTGTCTTTACACCTAGACCTGCTAGGATAGCAGGCATAGTCGAAGTCAACCTCCCGAGGCCTAGAGACAGGAGGTCTCCCGACTTCCAGAAGCTAGAGGACAGGGTTTACGAGCTCATAAGCGCGTGA
- a CDS encoding AbrB/MazE/SpoVT family DNA-binding domain-containing protein, with protein sequence MPARKRYIVKLGEDGTLKIPASLLAELGVPPGSYVTITREGSGLFLRFRSKRVPLKLGRQVTTEEMERLIKEALDELVVARWET encoded by the coding sequence GTGCCAGCACGTAAACGCTATATTGTTAAGCTTGGAGAGGACGGCACGCTGAAGATACCAGCCTCTCTACTGGCAGAGCTAGGAGTACCCCCCGGCTCCTATGTAACGATAACACGTGAAGGCTCGGGCCTCTTCCTGAGGTTTAGGAGCAAGCGGGTACCCCTTAAACTTGGGAGGCAGGTTACAACAGAAGAAATGGAGAGGCTGATAAAAGAGGCGCTTGATGAACTGGTGGTGGCGAGATGGGAGACGTAA
- a CDS encoding Lrp/AsnC family transcriptional regulator, with the protein MLDEKDIAILEALQENARLTIKELSKKIGSPITTAHARLKRLEKEGYIKAYRAILDPKKLGFPTIAFIFVSFAKTQGIDQRKVAEIISKFPEVQEVHIITGEWDILVKVRVESVDELGDFVVNKLRNVEGVEKTYTSVVLESIKETTKLPVGYKWGGSVWQKSTSQPP; encoded by the coding sequence ATGCTCGATGAAAAAGACATAGCAATACTTGAGGCTCTACAGGAAAACGCTAGACTAACAATTAAGGAGCTTAGCAAGAAGATAGGCTCCCCTATAACTACCGCGCACGCACGCCTGAAGCGCCTCGAGAAGGAGGGTTATATAAAGGCTTACAGGGCTATCTTGGATCCGAAGAAGCTCGGCTTCCCGACAATAGCATTCATATTCGTAAGTTTTGCTAAGACTCAAGGGATCGACCAGAGGAAAGTTGCTGAAATTATCTCCAAGTTTCCCGAGGTTCAAGAAGTGCACATAATAACGGGCGAGTGGGACATACTTGTTAAAGTTAGGGTTGAAAGCGTAGACGAGCTCGGGGATTTTGTCGTCAACAAGCTAAGGAATGTCGAAGGCGTGGAAAAGACATATACATCGGTTGTCCTCGAGAGCATAAAGGAGACGACAAAGCTACCTGTGGGTTACAAGTGGGGTGGTAGCGTGTGGCAAAAATCTACTTCGCAGCCCCCATGA
- a CDS encoding molybdopterin-binding domain-containing protein, which yields MRVGLVLLDTVTNPGPTRRWLTGYLRAIGVEVNHYLLKNEDLGMLSRLLSENDALIVIGGAGNKEVVKKIAEALGLGVEVNSEALEALRLYYSDRINVPPDLEDKALMPEFSYVIPNERGPTPGFVAFSLSDDSFIAATPPKFEEAVECFETGIQDFFREKTGKKYSATFVLYLDASVEEAEHVVNTLSGQAEGAFIRLDARFMGTRGVPLVFTVYASTPEELSEKMDELESRSRELVRSLGKSLLEKEPGAWEEEL from the coding sequence TTGAGAGTGGGTTTAGTTCTCCTGGACACTGTTACCAACCCGGGCCCTACCCGGAGATGGCTCACAGGCTATCTCAGAGCAATAGGCGTGGAAGTTAACCATTACCTGCTGAAAAACGAGGATCTAGGTATGCTCTCTCGCCTGCTGTCTGAAAACGACGCGCTTATAGTTATTGGGGGCGCTGGCAACAAGGAGGTTGTGAAGAAGATAGCCGAGGCCCTAGGACTGGGAGTAGAGGTGAACAGTGAGGCTCTGGAGGCCCTTCGGTTATATTACTCAGACAGGATAAACGTCCCCCCAGATTTAGAGGACAAGGCCCTCATGCCCGAGTTTAGCTACGTCATACCAAACGAGAGAGGCCCGACCCCTGGCTTCGTAGCTTTCAGCCTATCAGACGACAGTTTCATTGCCGCGACTCCACCGAAATTCGAGGAGGCCGTAGAGTGCTTTGAGACGGGGATACAGGACTTCTTCAGGGAAAAAACTGGCAAAAAGTACTCTGCTACCTTCGTCCTCTATCTAGACGCATCAGTTGAGGAAGCCGAGCACGTCGTTAATACTCTCTCAGGGCAAGCAGAAGGAGCGTTCATCCGGCTAGATGCGCGGTTCATGGGGACAAGGGGCGTGCCCCTAGTCTTTACCGTCTACGCTTCTACCCCTGAAGAACTCTCGGAAAAGATGGATGAGCTTGAGAGCAGGTCTAGAGAGCTTGTAAGGAGTCTCGGGAAAAGCCTTCTCGAGAAAGAGCCGGGCGCCTGGGAAGAAGAGCTCTAG
- a CDS encoding DUF4443 domain-containing protein codes for MSTGNSREYLLVLFFLYFTPSFVGRFRISSELRIGEGRVRRILSELLKTGLIVRKRAGVKISARGRREVEHALLRKGINELFLSDATELNAAVVVVGIARSVQASKINVLGLRDDAVRGGALGAIISVYRGGSLKLPPADVDLCEYASNLCREITRRKSLEENALIIATFGDKLVDALSGFISLLEGRYYGELSQDSITWGTSRTDST; via the coding sequence ATGAGCACTGGAAATTCTAGGGAGTACCTTCTCGTGCTGTTTTTTCTGTATTTTACACCGTCGTTCGTTGGAAGGTTCAGGATCTCCAGTGAGCTAAGAATCGGTGAAGGCAGAGTCAGGAGGATACTCTCCGAGCTCCTAAAAACAGGGTTAATTGTGAGGAAAAGGGCCGGGGTTAAGATCTCCGCTAGAGGCAGGCGGGAAGTCGAGCATGCCCTGCTCCGGAAGGGGATAAACGAGCTCTTTCTCAGCGACGCCACGGAGCTGAACGCCGCTGTGGTTGTTGTAGGCATAGCTAGGAGCGTTCAGGCGTCGAAGATCAATGTCCTGGGGTTGAGAGACGACGCGGTTAGAGGAGGGGCTCTTGGCGCCATAATATCAGTTTACCGCGGTGGCTCATTAAAGCTACCTCCAGCTGACGTCGACCTCTGTGAGTACGCCAGTAATCTCTGCCGCGAGATAACGAGGAGAAAGAGTCTCGAGGAAAACGCGCTCATCATAGCAACCTTCGGAGATAAGCTGGTAGACGCTCTATCCGGGTTTATAAGCCTACTAGAAGGCAGGTACTACGGCGAACTAAGCCAAGACTCTATAACCTGGGGAACCTCCAGGACAGATTCGACGTAG
- a CDS encoding AAA-associated domain-containing protein, with product MSEDPSSSQQKKKILLPVDVTPDHVLGLVEALNSLGGSIDSMYVGDAIFERVDILPKAIDVAEALGLIRSEQGNLTLTDLGKRVARSDPKSLKYLLKNAIARTEPLTELVTILKHRRKIGVEEFESIVEKYYPGRVEEAKKNLLIWGAFLNLFKMDEDDEEIHLI from the coding sequence GTGTCCGAGGATCCCAGTAGCAGTCAACAGAAGAAGAAAATACTCTTGCCTGTTGACGTTACCCCCGACCACGTCCTCGGGCTTGTTGAGGCTTTGAATAGCCTAGGGGGTAGTATAGACTCTATGTACGTGGGTGACGCCATATTCGAGAGAGTGGACATCTTACCAAAAGCTATAGACGTGGCTGAAGCCCTGGGTCTAATAAGATCCGAGCAGGGGAATCTGACTCTCACGGATCTTGGGAAGAGGGTTGCTAGAAGTGACCCAAAGAGCTTGAAGTATCTCCTGAAGAACGCTATTGCAAGAACTGAACCACTTACAGAGCTGGTAACCATACTAAAACACAGGAGGAAAATCGGCGTCGAGGAATTCGAGAGCATCGTTGAGAAGTATTACCCTGGGAGAGTAGAAGAGGCCAAGAAGAACCTACTCATTTGGGGCGCTTTCCTGAACCTCTTTAAGATGGACGAGGACGACGAGGAAATACATTTAATCTAG
- a CDS encoding ABC transporter permease subunit — MGGVPLWIDLLASLAASLNRMVAAYAVSAIVALTLGSTMAKNRTVESILLPILDVLQSIPILGFFPAALVLFVTYFPERIGVELASIFLIVTSLVWNMIFGVYSSVKSLDPQFDDMAKVYRFGHAARFFYIYTPASRNSLVSNSLVSWAGGWFFLTSAEVISLGSAEYKLKGLGSFILDSFNSGNLLGFYLGVATLLSTILATYVLIWNPATSIVLGRALPSVTRVYETVHSTVALIWGSLGELLVAFERRASKYRVLSGPVKWLAVLALVFALAQVFAGARFLLGEKLPLEVVSIFAELPLSLSRVALVVVFSFAISMVVAYFSYRSRLFSTAMTVVGELLASIPAIIWWPLLLGIALGSVLGQYIVSFIVFLQGSFWYLYFNILVYGLGSIRRDFEELATVYRLRGWTFFRHIFIPSLLPSVATGALSAWGGAWNASVVAEYVQVGDRTIDLGGVGALLNRFALSGNTIGLTVSALVLSIVIVVINKTLWSRIFGYIEGKYGGE, encoded by the coding sequence GTGGGTGGCGTGCCCCTATGGATAGACCTGCTGGCCTCCCTTGCAGCGAGCCTCAATAGGATGGTTGCAGCATACGCGGTCTCAGCTATAGTGGCCCTCACTCTCGGAAGTACTATGGCTAAAAATAGAACGGTCGAGAGCATCCTTCTACCGATCCTCGACGTGCTCCAGTCCATCCCGATTTTAGGTTTCTTCCCCGCGGCACTCGTTCTATTCGTGACTTATTTCCCCGAAAGGATTGGCGTAGAGCTCGCGTCCATATTCCTGATAGTTACAAGCCTTGTATGGAACATGATCTTCGGCGTGTACTCGTCTGTAAAATCCCTAGACCCCCAGTTCGACGACATGGCTAAGGTATACAGGTTCGGGCACGCCGCCCGCTTCTTCTACATCTACACGCCCGCCTCGAGGAACTCTCTCGTCTCGAACAGCCTGGTATCCTGGGCTGGAGGGTGGTTTTTTCTCACATCTGCAGAAGTTATCTCGCTCGGATCCGCGGAGTATAAGTTGAAGGGGCTAGGCAGTTTCATCTTGGACAGCTTTAACAGCGGGAACCTTCTCGGATTCTACTTGGGCGTGGCTACGCTTCTCTCCACTATTCTCGCGACGTACGTCCTGATATGGAATCCAGCTACCTCCATTGTCCTTGGGAGAGCCCTCCCAAGCGTGACTCGAGTCTACGAGACAGTGCACTCGACAGTGGCTCTTATCTGGGGTAGCCTAGGCGAGCTACTAGTGGCCTTCGAGAGAAGAGCGTCAAAATACAGGGTGCTGTCAGGGCCTGTCAAGTGGCTTGCCGTACTTGCTCTCGTCTTCGCACTAGCACAGGTTTTTGCAGGGGCCAGGTTTCTGCTCGGTGAGAAATTGCCTCTAGAGGTTGTCTCCATATTTGCTGAGCTGCCGCTGAGCCTCTCACGCGTGGCCCTAGTTGTAGTGTTCTCATTTGCTATTTCCATGGTTGTTGCGTATTTCTCCTACAGGTCGCGTTTATTCAGCACAGCCATGACCGTCGTAGGAGAGTTGCTGGCATCAATTCCCGCGATAATCTGGTGGCCGCTTCTCTTGGGGATAGCGCTCGGGAGCGTCTTAGGGCAGTACATCGTCTCCTTTATCGTCTTCCTCCAGGGGTCATTCTGGTACCTTTACTTCAACATCCTCGTGTACGGTTTAGGTAGCATCAGGAGGGATTTTGAAGAGCTTGCCACGGTTTACCGTCTTAGGGGGTGGACGTTCTTCCGGCACATCTTCATACCCTCTCTCCTACCGTCTGTCGCAACAGGGGCTTTGAGTGCCTGGGGGGGCGCGTGGAATGCGAGCGTTGTCGCGGAGTATGTCCAGGTAGGAGATAGGACGATAGACTTGGGCGGGGTGGGAGCCCTGCTCAATAGGTTTGCACTTTCTGGGAACACTATTGGTCTGACAGTCTCTGCGCTGGTTCTCTCGATAGTCATTGTCGTAATCAACAAGACTTTGTGGTCGAGGATCTTCGGGTATATTGAGGGGAAGTATGGGGGTGAGTGA
- a CDS encoding HAD family hydrolase, translated as MSRSPRAVFFDMGGTLVFDRGFGQALARRLSSLVDVELGITVEPSQVLSVWERVGSQWGNLELWDLVRVMLLLRELGVVPRPELAERIYNGVIESYVEGFRLEEGVHSVFSELKGMGLLVGVITNVGSYDVVYRRLREEGLLEYVDVLVASQAVAWKKPSEEIFRVACRLAGFEPPGCVHVGDDPIADVLGAKRVGMRAIQVLRDAKHRSDLADAYVESVLEVPQVIESWLSSP; from the coding sequence ATGAGTCGGAGCCCGCGTGCAGTTTTCTTCGACATGGGCGGGACGCTAGTCTTCGATAGGGGTTTCGGGCAAGCACTCGCCAGAAGACTGTCGAGTCTTGTAGACGTAGAACTCGGTATTACAGTAGAGCCCAGCCAGGTCTTAAGTGTATGGGAGAGAGTGGGATCCCAGTGGGGGAACCTTGAACTCTGGGATCTAGTGAGGGTGATGCTCCTGCTGAGAGAGTTAGGTGTAGTTCCGAGGCCTGAGCTTGCTGAGAGAATCTACAATGGAGTAATCGAGTCGTATGTGGAGGGTTTTAGGCTTGAAGAGGGCGTGCACAGTGTTTTTTCAGAATTGAAGGGCATGGGGCTACTAGTCGGTGTGATAACAAACGTTGGGAGCTATGATGTTGTGTACAGGAGGCTTAGGGAGGAGGGGCTACTGGAATACGTTGACGTGCTGGTGGCCTCCCAGGCAGTAGCCTGGAAGAAGCCCTCTGAAGAGATCTTCAGGGTGGCGTGCCGGCTGGCAGGATTCGAGCCCCCGGGATGCGTGCACGTTGGAGACGACCCTATTGCAGACGTACTAGGGGCTAAAAGAGTGGGTATGAGGGCTATACAGGTCTTAAGAGACGCTAAGCATAGGTCGGATCTAGCGGACGCCTACGTCGAATCTGTCCTGGAGGTTCCCCAGGTTATAGAGTCTTGGCTTAGTTCGCCGTAG
- a CDS encoding PIN domain-containing protein: MGDVTRLVVDTDILLHDTFEDSEKHAEASELLDEADRIYMASIIVHEYLWLLLTKFKIDLDIVREKLEEYFSDARFIYITENSEVFLKALEWMKEDNADPTMINDYIILVLAQRLGAMLATYDSELKEIARKRGVQVTP; this comes from the coding sequence ATGGGAGACGTAACTAGGCTGGTTGTGGACACGGATATACTGTTGCACGACACCTTCGAGGATAGCGAGAAGCACGCCGAGGCCTCGGAGCTTCTCGACGAAGCCGACAGAATCTACATGGCCTCCATTATTGTACACGAGTACCTGTGGCTGCTGCTCACGAAGTTTAAAATAGACTTGGACATTGTTAGGGAGAAGCTAGAGGAGTATTTCAGCGACGCCCGCTTCATATACATTACTGAGAACAGCGAAGTATTCCTGAAGGCCCTTGAGTGGATGAAGGAAGACAACGCGGATCCTACGATGATAAACGACTACATAATACTGGTTCTCGCGCAGCGCCTAGGCGCTATGCTCGCAACCTACGACTCTGAACTCAAAGAAATCGCCAGGAAAAGAGGTGTACAAGTTACGCCTTAG
- a CDS encoding cupin domain-containing protein gives MNVIDVKGYRDRWSVVFSDGAYWRAGVYIPENSSPGEIVVLEKHNRPELFILIEGEITLVLSEDGLEIKEVPMEPGKIYIVEEWHNAYRPRGRPGKALVIEAPDIETEYLSIEPPLPCREE, from the coding sequence ATGAATGTTATAGACGTTAAGGGGTACAGAGATAGATGGAGTGTAGTGTTCTCGGACGGGGCCTACTGGAGGGCTGGCGTATACATCCCCGAGAACTCCTCGCCTGGAGAAATAGTTGTCCTAGAGAAGCACAACAGGCCGGAGCTCTTCATACTCATTGAAGGAGAGATAACTTTAGTTCTCTCCGAGGACGGATTAGAAATAAAGGAAGTGCCCATGGAACCGGGGAAAATATACATCGTAGAAGAGTGGCACAACGCGTACAGGCCTAGAGGGAGGCCCGGGAAAGCCCTAGTGATCGAGGCACCAGACATAGAAACAGAGTACTTATCGATCGAACCGCCACTCCCTTGTCGCGAAGAGTAG